A genomic window from Ruminiclostridium cellulolyticum H10 includes:
- a CDS encoding TerC/Alx family metal homeostasis membrane protein gives MSTKKALKWVMFWIGLALIFNLGIYVFKGKEPALEFLGGFVIEKSLSIDNLFLFIMVFSSFGIKLEYQRRVLNYGILGALILRLIFVLLGVTIVNMFHWVLYVFGAILIISGVRMIFNNEDNNAVKDSKIIKILGKIIPVTDKVEGDKFFVRKNKILYATPLFAVLILIEFTDIIFAVDSIPAIFSVTTDPFIVYTSNIFAILGLRSMYFVLGNLHEKFKYVKYGVALILVFTGVKLSVLMFDIKIPIELSVGIIFFVLASSIILSVLFSGRKKEIKQG, from the coding sequence ATGTCTACAAAAAAAGCACTAAAGTGGGTTATGTTCTGGATTGGATTGGCATTGATATTTAATTTAGGGATTTATGTATTTAAGGGCAAGGAACCGGCATTGGAGTTTCTGGGCGGTTTCGTAATTGAAAAAAGCTTGAGTATTGACAATCTGTTTTTGTTTATTATGGTATTCAGCAGCTTTGGTATAAAACTGGAATATCAAAGACGGGTTTTGAACTACGGTATATTGGGAGCACTGATACTAAGGCTTATATTTGTTTTACTTGGGGTTACAATTGTAAATATGTTCCACTGGGTTCTCTATGTATTTGGAGCTATTCTCATAATTAGCGGAGTAAGAATGATTTTTAACAATGAAGATAATAATGCTGTAAAGGATAGTAAAATAATAAAAATTCTTGGTAAAATTATTCCGGTTACTGACAAGGTGGAAGGAGATAAATTCTTCGTCAGAAAGAACAAAATTCTATATGCTACGCCTTTGTTTGCTGTTCTGATTTTAATAGAATTTACAGACATTATATTTGCTGTAGACTCAATCCCTGCCATATTTTCTGTAACAACCGATCCTTTTATTGTTTACACCTCAAACATATTCGCCATATTGGGGCTTAGAAGTATGTATTTTGTACTTGGTAATCTACATGAAAAATTCAAGTATGTTAAGTACGGTGTAGCACTGATTCTGGTATTTACTGGAGTAAAACTGTCAGTGCTTATGTTTGACATTAAAATACCTATTGAACTTTCAGTGGGAATAATATTCTTTGTACTTGCTTCAAGTATAATACTATCAGTTTTGTTTAGCGGAAGGAAAAAAGAAATAAAACAAGGATAA
- a CDS encoding glycoside hydrolase family 9 protein, translated as MSKVQKERKKRLSVLLIIAFIAGQIMSAFTVSAEAPPSSFTPAEGWENFNYFNFAEALQKSLYFYDAEKCGEEAGYDKGGRLEWRGSCHEGDAKIPLKNTNLSAAFIEKYKSILDPDGDGTVDVHGGFHDAGDHVRFGLPQSYTAGTLGWGFYEFRDSYKAIGEEQHIIDILKYFTDTFLRCSYLDKDGNLIAFCYMVGEGDVDHCYWGPPELYPEEYQKSRPADFATAETPGSDVCASTAAALCTSYLNFKDSDPQYAEECLKVAKALYEFAKKYRGKAAGDGYYTSDYDEDELAWAAVWLYQCTGNMDYIKDIDSVDAQGNYTGYMKRIIPETYNTNTWYNSWTHCWDAVWGGTFLKLNELLPENELFNFIASWNVEYLSGGVAKHTDPNDHNYYKTSPAGYTMINGWGSARYNTAAQLCALVYMKHHPERTDFGEWAKSQMEYIMGRNPMGYSYIVGYGYEQGLPSARHPHHRAAHGSKTNSMNDPEEHRHILWGALSGGPDASDYHIDSTTEYAYNEVAVDYNAAFVGACAGLFNYYGQGQEPIADFPPKEPRADDYYCEARVARETADSTQVVLRIHNESCQPPHYETGMKARYFFNIDELLKSGQGIDDVIFAVEYDEQISMQQEPIKYTGPFKWDEAGTYYYEFDWSGSKIYGDRELQISFRAKQDSNYLTHWDSSNDYSMKNLTSTYAVTKNVPVYLDGTLVYGEEAPKLDPSTEPENPDNTPPSISVSYKSGTSDGTKNTIRSSINIKNTGTVPINLSDIKVKYWFTNDGNQQNSFTCEYAALGTGNVIGNFSNISNPVPGADTYCEIGFTSEAGKLAPGGSTGAIPFRIEGASPYDQSNDYSYNSKMAELGDNTKITGYIKGELKYGVEPVVISINLGDVDGSGTVDAIDFALMKKYLLGALELDSESCVRADVNKDESVNAIDLALLKKYLLGAISTF; from the coding sequence ATGTCGAAAGTACAAAAGGAAAGGAAAAAAAGGCTGTCTGTCTTGTTGATCATTGCTTTTATTGCAGGACAGATTATGTCTGCGTTTACGGTATCGGCGGAAGCACCGCCATCTTCTTTTACACCGGCTGAAGGCTGGGAGAATTTTAACTATTTCAACTTTGCAGAAGCTCTGCAAAAATCACTTTACTTCTATGACGCGGAAAAATGCGGTGAAGAAGCCGGTTATGACAAGGGCGGCAGGCTTGAGTGGAGAGGTTCTTGCCATGAAGGGGACGCGAAAATTCCGTTAAAAAACACTAACCTGTCCGCTGCTTTTATAGAAAAGTATAAGAGCATACTTGATCCCGATGGAGACGGAACAGTAGATGTACACGGAGGGTTCCATGATGCAGGCGATCATGTGCGTTTCGGCCTTCCACAGAGCTATACTGCCGGTACTCTTGGCTGGGGCTTTTATGAATTCAGGGATTCCTACAAGGCAATAGGAGAAGAACAGCATATAATTGATATTTTAAAATATTTTACTGATACCTTTTTGCGTTGCTCCTATCTTGACAAGGACGGAAATCTGATTGCATTCTGCTATATGGTAGGGGAAGGTGACGTCGATCACTGTTACTGGGGACCGCCGGAACTATATCCCGAAGAGTATCAAAAGTCCAGACCTGCTGATTTTGCTACTGCTGAAACTCCGGGAAGTGATGTATGTGCCAGTACTGCTGCTGCACTTTGTACATCATACCTGAATTTTAAGGATTCGGACCCACAATATGCAGAAGAGTGCTTGAAGGTAGCAAAAGCCTTGTATGAATTCGCAAAGAAGTACAGGGGTAAGGCAGCTGGGGACGGCTACTATACTTCTGACTATGATGAAGATGAGCTGGCTTGGGCTGCTGTATGGCTTTATCAGTGTACTGGAAATATGGACTACATAAAAGATATTGACTCTGTTGATGCACAGGGAAACTATACCGGATATATGAAAAGAATAATACCTGAAACATATAACACAAATACATGGTACAATTCATGGACTCATTGCTGGGATGCTGTATGGGGCGGAACATTTTTAAAGCTAAATGAACTATTACCTGAAAATGAACTATTCAACTTTATTGCAAGCTGGAACGTAGAATACTTGTCCGGCGGTGTAGCAAAGCATACAGACCCAAATGACCATAACTATTATAAAACATCACCCGCCGGATATACTATGATAAACGGTTGGGGATCTGCCCGTTACAATACAGCCGCACAATTATGTGCCCTTGTGTATATGAAACACCACCCTGAAAGAACTGATTTCGGTGAATGGGCAAAGAGCCAGATGGAATACATTATGGGAAGAAATCCTATGGGATATTCCTATATAGTAGGTTACGGCTATGAGCAGGGGCTTCCATCTGCACGTCATCCGCACCACAGAGCAGCACATGGCTCAAAAACGAACAGTATGAACGATCCTGAGGAACACAGGCATATTTTATGGGGTGCATTGTCTGGTGGACCAGACGCAAGTGATTATCATATAGATTCAACTACCGAGTATGCATATAATGAAGTTGCAGTTGACTATAATGCTGCCTTTGTAGGTGCTTGTGCCGGACTATTTAATTACTACGGTCAGGGACAAGAGCCAATAGCAGATTTCCCTCCAAAGGAACCAAGAGCCGATGATTACTACTGCGAAGCCCGTGTAGCAAGGGAAACTGCTGACAGTACACAGGTAGTTCTAAGGATTCATAATGAATCATGTCAGCCACCTCATTACGAAACAGGAATGAAGGCAAGATATTTCTTTAATATTGATGAATTGTTAAAAAGCGGACAAGGTATAGACGATGTTATTTTTGCAGTAGAGTATGACGAACAGATTTCCATGCAGCAGGAGCCTATTAAGTACACAGGGCCTTTCAAATGGGATGAGGCAGGAACATATTATTATGAATTTGACTGGAGCGGAAGCAAAATATATGGAGACAGAGAGCTTCAAATATCTTTCCGTGCAAAACAGGATTCAAATTACTTAACTCATTGGGATTCTTCCAATGACTACAGCATGAAGAATCTAACAAGTACATATGCAGTAACCAAGAATGTACCTGTGTATCTGGATGGGACCTTGGTATATGGAGAAGAAGCTCCAAAGCTTGACCCTTCAACTGAACCGGAAAACCCTGATAATACTCCGCCGTCAATAAGTGTCTCGTATAAGAGCGGTACTTCGGATGGTACAAAAAATACCATAAGGTCTTCAATAAATATTAAAAATACCGGAACAGTTCCTATTAATTTGTCGGACATAAAAGTAAAATATTGGTTCACAAATGACGGGAACCAGCAGAATTCCTTTACATGCGAATACGCAGCTTTAGGAACCGGAAATGTCATTGGTAATTTTTCAAACATAAGCAATCCTGTTCCGGGTGCTGACACCTATTGTGAAATCGGATTTACAAGCGAGGCTGGAAAGCTTGCACCGGGGGGGAGTACCGGGGCCATACCATTCAGAATTGAGGGAGCATCGCCTTATGACCAGTCAAACGACTATTCATATAATTCAAAAATGGCTGAACTTGGGGACAATACTAAAATTACAGGTTACATAAAGGGTGAACTCAAGTATGGAGTCGAACCTGTTGTTATCAGTATCAATCTCGGAGATGTAGACGGCAGTGGAACTGTTGATGCAATCGACTTTGCATTAATGAAAAAATACCTGCTCGGTGCTTTGGAATTGGATTCGGAGAGCTGTGTCAGAGCAGATGTAAATAAAGATGAATCTGTTAATGCAATTGACCTTGCATTACTCAAGAAGTATCTTCTTGGAGCAATATCTACCTTTTAG
- a CDS encoding sulfite exporter TauE/SafE family protein → MITTSIVILLISVLAGFLGSLLGLGGGIIITPALTLLLGIDIKYAIGASIISVIATSSGSAVAYLKDRITNVRVAMFLEIATTIGALTGAFIAGLVSTKYLYLIFGFLLLYSAINMFKKRKQELPRDISPSPLSQKLNLSGAYYDKALSETVEYNVTGVYGGFGMMYVAGVISGLLGIGSGIFKVMAMDSFMKLPMKVSTATSNFMIGVTAAASAGIYLSRGNIDPSIAAPVALGVLLGASVGTKVMQRLKSSTLRLVFIPVLLYVSIQMIVKGVKL, encoded by the coding sequence ATGATAACAACATCAATCGTAATTTTACTTATTTCCGTATTAGCAGGCTTTCTAGGCTCACTGCTTGGGCTTGGAGGAGGAATTATTATCACTCCTGCACTTACACTTTTGCTTGGAATTGATATTAAATATGCAATAGGAGCGAGTATTATTTCCGTGATAGCAACTTCCAGCGGTTCCGCCGTTGCATACCTAAAAGACAGAATAACAAATGTCCGGGTCGCAATGTTTCTCGAAATTGCAACAACTATAGGAGCCCTAACTGGTGCTTTTATAGCAGGGTTGGTTAGCACCAAATACCTGTATCTAATATTTGGGTTCCTTCTATTATACTCTGCTATTAATATGTTTAAAAAAAGAAAGCAGGAGCTGCCAAGGGACATTTCCCCCTCCCCTCTGTCCCAAAAATTAAACCTCAGCGGTGCTTATTATGACAAGGCACTCTCCGAAACTGTAGAATACAATGTGACCGGGGTTTATGGCGGGTTTGGGATGATGTATGTCGCAGGAGTCATTTCAGGACTTCTTGGAATAGGCAGCGGTATTTTCAAAGTAATGGCCATGGACTCTTTTATGAAGCTGCCAATGAAGGTTTCAACGGCAACTAGTAACTTTATGATTGGTGTCACTGCCGCCGCAAGTGCAGGAATTTACCTCTCAAGAGGAAACATTGATCCCAGTATTGCCGCACCTGTGGCATTGGGTGTTCTTTTAGGTGCTTCTGTGGGAACAAAAGTAATGCAGAGGTTAAAAAGTTCAACACTTAGATTGGTTTTCATACCCGTTTTACTATATGTATCAATACAGATGATAGTTAAAGGAGTGAAATTGTGA
- a CDS encoding DUF1634 domain-containing protein, with the protein MKSKIESSEIFISKILRIGVIASAIVIAAGLILLFITGKSGYPGSSFPTSLGDILTGLVVLKPYAIILTGLLILIITPVFRVGVSIFTFLKEKDYMYVIITTVVFVILIISFLLGKVE; encoded by the coding sequence GTGAAATCCAAGATTGAAAGCTCTGAGATATTTATAAGCAAAATTCTGAGAATCGGAGTAATCGCCAGTGCCATTGTAATAGCAGCAGGGCTTATACTGCTTTTTATAACGGGTAAAAGCGGTTATCCGGGAAGCTCTTTTCCAACCTCATTGGGTGATATTCTCACCGGATTGGTGGTTTTAAAACCTTACGCAATAATTCTTACGGGATTATTGATTTTAATTATAACCCCGGTCTTTAGGGTTGGCGTATCCATTTTTACTTTCCTGAAAGAGAAAGATTATATGTATGTAATTATAACAACCGTTGTTTTTGTAATATTGATTATTAGTTTCTTACTTGGCAAGGTAGAATAA
- a CDS encoding beta-propeller fold lactonase family protein, whose protein sequence is MMKKRAISLFASMLLLTLTACSQKVLQEPPNNSGSQSIQSNLENALQTPTKNTTQSEINNMSQYYFYTANEDESSVSAVNVATMQTTASIPVGKGPHNVQVTPDRNFVFVVENKSNTVSAIDTKTNKITKTIKVREGPKHIIFSKDSKTAYVTVTEMAETGEMSGSDKKGNVYVVDIATGTVKNKIPVGKMPHGLRMSPDGKNLYVANSNSNDISVIDLSSNKVIKTIKVGKKPAQVAVTPDNKQVFVTIGDENRVDVIDTSTMSVKKSIPVGKTPVQDFVTPDGKFIYVANTGSDSISVIKTETLDVAATIAAGSKAHGVAISKDGKYVFVTNAGSGNVTVVDAKSNVVIATVAVGKGPRGITVCD, encoded by the coding sequence ATGATGAAAAAAAGAGCTATTTCATTATTTGCATCAATGTTGCTATTAACACTGACAGCCTGTTCACAAAAAGTATTACAAGAGCCTCCGAATAATTCCGGAAGTCAGTCTATTCAAAGTAACCTTGAAAATGCTTTACAGACGCCTACTAAGAACACTACACAATCAGAAATAAATAATATGTCACAGTATTATTTCTATACGGCAAATGAGGATGAATCTTCCGTATCTGCCGTAAATGTAGCTACAATGCAGACTACAGCCAGTATTCCTGTGGGAAAAGGCCCCCATAATGTTCAGGTCACACCTGACAGAAACTTTGTTTTTGTTGTAGAAAATAAAAGTAACACCGTGTCTGCAATTGATACTAAAACAAATAAAATTACAAAAACAATTAAAGTTAGAGAAGGGCCAAAACACATCATATTTTCCAAAGATTCCAAAACGGCATATGTTACAGTAACTGAAATGGCAGAAACAGGGGAAATGAGTGGTTCAGATAAAAAAGGGAATGTTTACGTTGTTGATATTGCTACGGGGACTGTAAAGAATAAAATTCCCGTTGGTAAAATGCCTCACGGGCTAAGAATGTCCCCGGATGGGAAAAATCTTTATGTAGCTAATTCAAATTCAAATGACATATCAGTTATTGATTTGAGTTCCAACAAAGTCATTAAGACGATAAAGGTAGGCAAAAAACCTGCTCAGGTAGCAGTAACACCGGATAATAAGCAGGTCTTTGTAACAATCGGTGACGAAAACAGGGTAGACGTTATTGATACATCCACTATGAGCGTCAAAAAATCAATTCCGGTAGGAAAAACCCCCGTTCAGGATTTTGTTACACCTGATGGTAAATTCATTTATGTTGCAAATACGGGAAGCGATAGCATAAGTGTTATAAAAACGGAAACTCTGGATGTTGCCGCAACCATTGCAGCAGGTTCAAAAGCACACGGTGTTGCGATATCCAAGGACGGCAAATATGTTTTTGTTACTAATGCCGGGTCAGGTAACGTAACTGTAGTAGATGCTAAATCCAATGTCGTAATCGCTACCGTAGCAGTTGGCAAGGGCCCTAGAGGTATAACAGTATGTGATTAA
- a CDS encoding C40 family peptidase — protein MSGRYSKLLTGCIFVLLLFFTSTDIMASNSLTEDMITNIDIRNTPISESMDYESYVIRMVVDYAKEFVGVRYVYGGTSPKGFDCSGFIGYVYKNFGIELSRSAQSMYSNGKKVSRDALKAGDILFFDASSRNRAGAIDHVGIYLGGDNFIHASSSKGSVRIQKLSQYKALYIGAKRVI, from the coding sequence ATGTCAGGCAGATATAGCAAACTTCTGACAGGCTGTATTTTTGTTCTATTACTTTTTTTTACTTCAACCGACATAATGGCATCAAACAGTTTGACAGAAGATATGATAACTAATATAGATATAAGAAACACACCTATCTCGGAAAGTATGGATTATGAAAGTTATGTTATCAGAATGGTGGTTGATTATGCCAAAGAATTTGTTGGAGTCAGATATGTATACGGTGGAACAAGTCCAAAAGGCTTTGACTGTTCAGGTTTTATCGGATACGTTTATAAGAATTTCGGTATCGAACTAAGCAGATCTGCTCAAAGCATGTACTCAAACGGTAAAAAAGTATCAAGAGATGCATTGAAAGCAGGGGATATACTGTTTTTTGATGCCTCTTCAAGAAATAGGGCGGGAGCAATCGACCATGTAGGAATTTATTTAGGCGGTGATAATTTCATCCATGCATCCTCTTCAAAAGGTTCTGTCCGTATACAAAAACTATCCCAATACAAGGCTTTATATATAGGTGCAAAAAGAGTTATATAA
- a CDS encoding metallophosphoesterase family protein, with translation MHTDKRLLKAYKNAKLQLFDNNSKYIFFSDSHRGDDSISDEFARNQNIFRHALNYYFENGYVYVEAGDGDELWEYKKFRHIRLAHSDVFIVLKKFFENNRLIMLYGNHNIYLKNEDFVSKNFYSYYDDYSQDIHDLLKGMTPLESLVLKNKATGQEILVVHGHQGDLLNDQLWFISMFLLRYFWRYIHVIGFHSPSSPARNHFKRHKIERNYKKWIQKHKIMLICGHTHRQKFPKSKELPYFNTGCCIHSKGITGIEILEGKILMVDWRVRSDKNGVLQVERYVMRGPVPIEEFDMNSNRDYEDCMNKDLKYDEEDC, from the coding sequence ATGCATACCGATAAAAGATTGCTTAAAGCTTATAAAAACGCCAAGCTTCAACTGTTTGACAACAATTCCAAATATATATTCTTTAGTGATTCCCATAGAGGAGACGACAGTATCTCAGACGAGTTTGCCAGGAACCAGAATATCTTTCGTCATGCTCTTAATTATTATTTTGAAAACGGGTATGTTTATGTAGAGGCAGGTGACGGTGATGAGCTATGGGAGTATAAAAAGTTCAGGCATATTAGATTAGCTCATAGCGATGTTTTTATAGTTCTTAAAAAATTCTTTGAAAACAACAGACTTATCATGCTTTATGGTAACCATAATATTTACCTTAAAAATGAGGACTTTGTGAGTAAGAATTTTTACAGCTATTATGATGATTACAGTCAGGACATTCACGATTTACTCAAAGGAATGACCCCTTTAGAATCCCTTGTATTGAAAAACAAGGCAACGGGTCAGGAGATACTTGTTGTTCATGGACATCAGGGAGATTTGTTGAACGATCAGCTTTGGTTTATATCTATGTTTCTGTTACGTTACTTCTGGCGTTATATACACGTGATTGGCTTTCATAGTCCGTCTAGTCCTGCCCGAAATCATTTTAAAAGGCATAAAATTGAGAGAAATTATAAAAAATGGATTCAAAAGCATAAAATTATGCTCATTTGCGGGCATACGCACAGGCAAAAATTCCCAAAAAGTAAAGAGCTTCCATATTTTAATACCGGCTGTTGCATACATTCAAAAGGTATAACAGGTATAGAAATCTTGGAAGGAAAAATATTAATGGTTGATTGGAGAGTCCGTTCAGACAAAAATGGTGTTCTGCAAGTTGAGAGGTATGTTATGAGAGGCCCGGTACCTATTGAGGAATTTGATATGAACAGCAATCGCGACTATGAAGATTGTATGAATAAAGACTTAAAATACGATGAGGAAGATTGCTGA
- a CDS encoding tyrosine recombinase XerC, whose amino-acid sequence MKNIFDFEMPLVLKDFLNYLQTIKGKSKNTIQVYFYDLRIFLRFLKIHRNLVDKNIEFNSIDITDVDISLLKTVTLSDLYTYMSFVSNKRDNTSHARARKVASLKSFFNYLSTKAKLLDINPTIELESPKILKRLPRYLNFDESKKLLTSVNKADHEYAIRDYAIITIFLNCGIRLSELVGINLHNIKDNTLIVFGKGGKERSIPLNRACLQAIDDYLKVRPVNGLKDKSALFISRRNQRISKESVQKIVKRYITEAGLDPQRYSTHKLRHTAATLMYKYGNVDIRALQEILGHESISTTEIYTHLDQQQLKEAVDKHPLSDFGVVKQSK is encoded by the coding sequence ATGAAAAACATTTTTGATTTTGAAATGCCTTTGGTTTTAAAGGATTTTTTAAACTATCTTCAGACTATAAAGGGTAAATCTAAAAACACTATACAGGTTTATTTCTATGATCTTAGAATTTTTTTACGTTTTCTTAAAATACATAGAAATTTAGTGGATAAAAACATCGAATTTAATAGCATAGATATTACGGATGTTGATATATCTCTATTAAAGACGGTTACACTCAGTGATTTATATACGTATATGTCCTTTGTCAGCAATAAAAGAGATAATACATCTCATGCACGTGCAAGAAAGGTTGCCAGTCTTAAATCTTTTTTTAACTACCTATCGACAAAGGCAAAGCTCCTGGATATAAACCCTACCATAGAACTGGAATCTCCAAAGATATTAAAGAGACTGCCCAGATATCTTAATTTTGATGAGAGCAAAAAACTCTTAACCTCTGTAAATAAAGCAGATCACGAATATGCAATCAGAGACTACGCAATAATTACAATTTTTCTAAACTGTGGAATTCGTCTTTCGGAGCTAGTTGGAATTAATCTGCACAACATAAAGGACAACACGCTTATAGTATTCGGCAAGGGCGGAAAAGAACGCAGCATCCCTTTGAATAGAGCATGTCTTCAGGCTATAGACGACTACTTGAAGGTACGTCCTGTTAATGGATTGAAAGACAAAAGTGCTTTATTTATAAGCAGAAGAAATCAGCGTATCAGCAAGGAATCGGTACAGAAAATTGTTAAAAGGTACATAACAGAAGCCGGGTTGGATCCCCAACGTTATTCTACCCACAAACTGAGACATACCGCAGCAACTCTGATGTATAAATACGGGAACGTTGATATCAGGGCTTTACAGGAGATACTTGGCCATGAAAGTATTTCTACTACCGAAATATATACCCATCTGGATCAGCAGCAGCTAAAGGAAGCTGTAGATAAACACCCCCTTTCAGATTTCGGTGTTGTAAAACAAAGTAAATAA
- a CDS encoding DUF3237 family protein codes for MFKKALLLTIVISNIVVGSMTTGTMAVTQMVKSMGEGTASAAATTTNDIKYGDVNMDNAVDSVDLALLKAYILAITSTLPNIAAADVTGDGTLDALDYAVLKKYLLGLITILPADDNGNGKILIPHKSWTCGMADGIPKPETGVLVFETTMKLQNSYDLGKTQYGLRKVFVVQNGSITATKIQGSVMSGGLDFQLTLSNGAMEIEQLLMIKTNDGNYIYLRSAGTAVNQNDVRMVWDFEAPNSSSYNWLNSGKYVGRRIIDSVAGTMKISVYDVSGINFTPDSTNSLIVTEPDDVPDQPWDYRKASYERNGSKFITEAVSLGASQSVGASKRGSRNIIPITGGSVTGNLTAKILAAGADYQNLSNPITIDARYLWQTDDGEIIIVRNGGQFGSLVPTFEVRADSKYSYLNQKLYLSSDPGGGAGGVTITFYESIK; via the coding sequence ATGTTTAAAAAAGCATTATTGTTAACTATTGTGATTAGCAATATAGTTGTTGGGTCAATGACCACGGGGACAATGGCTGTTACGCAAATGGTAAAATCTATGGGTGAAGGAACAGCTTCAGCGGCAGCGACGACTACAAATGATATTAAATATGGTGATGTTAATATGGATAATGCAGTTGATTCTGTAGATCTGGCATTACTAAAGGCTTATATCTTAGCTATAACAAGTACTCTGCCAAATATCGCAGCTGCGGACGTTACTGGTGACGGTACCCTTGATGCACTTGATTACGCTGTACTTAAAAAATACCTTTTGGGACTAATCACCATTTTACCTGCTGATGACAATGGGAATGGGAAAATACTGATTCCACATAAATCATGGACGTGTGGAATGGCTGATGGCATACCCAAGCCCGAAACCGGAGTACTTGTTTTTGAAACTACTATGAAGCTACAAAACAGTTATGATCTGGGGAAAACCCAATATGGACTGAGAAAAGTTTTTGTAGTTCAAAATGGCAGTATAACCGCTACAAAAATACAAGGTTCAGTTATGTCGGGGGGCCTTGATTTTCAGTTGACTCTTTCAAATGGTGCAATGGAAATTGAACAATTATTAATGATTAAGACGAATGACGGGAATTATATCTATCTAAGAAGTGCCGGAACAGCCGTAAACCAGAATGATGTGAGGATGGTGTGGGATTTTGAAGCTCCAAACTCAAGCTCATACAATTGGCTTAACTCTGGCAAATATGTGGGCAGGCGTATTATAGACTCAGTTGCCGGAACAATGAAGATAAGTGTTTATGACGTATCCGGCATAAATTTTACACCGGATTCCACAAATTCATTAATAGTAACTGAACCGGACGATGTGCCGGACCAGCCATGGGACTATAGAAAGGCATCCTATGAGAGAAACGGCAGTAAGTTTATAACTGAGGCGGTCAGTCTTGGGGCGAGTCAATCTGTAGGAGCAAGCAAGAGAGGTAGCAGGAACATTATTCCCATAACTGGCGGATCTGTGACCGGGAATTTAACCGCTAAGATTTTAGCGGCAGGTGCGGATTACCAGAACCTATCAAACCCTATAACAATTGATGCCAGATATCTTTGGCAAACTGATGACGGAGAAATTATTATTGTTCGAAATGGGGGACAATTCGGATCTCTTGTACCTACATTCGAAGTTAGGGCAGACAGTAAATACTCATACCTGAACCAAAAGTTATATCTAAGCTCAGATCCGGGTGGTGGAGCAGGCGGTGTTACAATTACGTTCTATGAAAGTATAAAGTAG